One stretch of Euphorbia lathyris chromosome 7, ddEupLath1.1, whole genome shotgun sequence DNA includes these proteins:
- the LOC136235273 gene encoding uncharacterized protein, protein MKFQKQGRKLTILHKKLIVDNSKMNVGPVRTYRQIKENVGGYNNVGASKQDFKNFHRDLKAYIYESDAQMFIDIFSKKILLWSAFFPTLIWMKTIISAELYGQTPFVERIMLYLVIWYLLTQHTKQTDIT, encoded by the exons atgaaatttcaaaaacaggGAAGAAAACTGACAATACTACACAAGAAGTTGATTGTTGATAATTCTAAG ATGAATGTCGGACCCGTAAGAACATACaggcaaataaaagaaaatgttggAGGATACAACAATGTAGGAGCATCTAAGCAAGATTTCAAAAACTTCCACAGAGATTTAAAGGCTTACATTTATGAGTCAGATGCCCAAATGTTTATTGACATTTTCAGCAAGAAAATACTTCTATGGTCTGCTTTTTTTCCGACTTTGATATGGATGAAGACGATCATCTCTGCAGAGCTTTATGGGCAGACCCCATTTGTAGAAAGAATTATGctctatttggtgatatggtatCTTTTGACACAACATACCAAACAAACAG ATATAACATGA